Proteins co-encoded in one Papaver somniferum cultivar HN1 chromosome 5, ASM357369v1, whole genome shotgun sequence genomic window:
- the LOC113280885 gene encoding LRR receptor-like serine/threonine-protein kinase FEI 1 isoform X2, which yields MTICPRMVHYVAGMAVNVISSLIFITVENRGLFSYTVRGQRLWSAGPVLYRYGYHVGCSFIGNLDLCDPQIMKPYQGSLVFPAMLLHSPHAESEEAPCRDPYWSNISNGSSHCYSVLFLLDSLIGKERKSSKKINEVKKQTTMDERTKVVLFHGDLPYSSSDIVEKLESLDVEDVLGSGGFGTVYTMMMNDRTRFVVKGNR from the exons ATGACAATATGTCCGAG AATGGTTCACTATGTTGCTGGGATGGCAGTAAACGTGATAAGTTCACTGATATTTATCACTGTTGAAAACCGAGGATTATTTTCATACACGGTGCGAGGTCAAAGATTATGGAGTGCTGGACCTGTTCTTTATAGATATGGTTACCATGTAGGCTGCAGTTTTATTGGGAACTTAGATCTCTGTGATCCTCAGATTATGAAACCCTATCAAGGTTCACTGGTGTTTCCTGCAATGTTACTACACAGTCCTCATGCTGAAAGTGAAGAAGCACCATGCAG GGATCCGTATTGGAGCAATATCAGCAATGGGTCTAGCCACTGTTACAGTGTTTTGTTTCTTTTGGATTCGCTTATTGGCAAAGAAAGAAAGAGCAGCAAAAAGATAAATGAAGTCAAGAAACAAACAACAATGGATGAAC GAACTAAAGTGGTCCTATTCCATGGCGATCTTCCATATTCTTCGAGTGATATAGTAGAAAAGCTCGAGTCACTTGATGTTGAGGATGTGCTTGGATCTGGAGGATTTGGTACCGTATACACGATGATGATGAATGATCGTACTAGATTTGTTGTTAAAGGGAATCGATAA
- the LOC113280885 gene encoding LRR receptor-like serine/threonine-protein kinase FEI 1 isoform X1: protein MSEMPKLYNRMVHYVAGMAVNVISSLIFITVENRGLFSYTVRGQRLWSAGPVLYRYGYHVGCSFIGNLDLCDPQIMKPYQGSLVFPAMLLHSPHAESEEAPCRDPYWSNISNGSSHCYSVLFLLDSLIGKERKSSKKINEVKKQTTMDERTKVVLFHGDLPYSSSDIVEKLESLDVEDVLGSGGFGTVYTMMMNDRTRFVVKGNR, encoded by the exons ATGTCCGAG ATGCCAAAGTTGTACAACAGAATGGTTCACTATGTTGCTGGGATGGCAGTAAACGTGATAAGTTCACTGATATTTATCACTGTTGAAAACCGAGGATTATTTTCATACACGGTGCGAGGTCAAAGATTATGGAGTGCTGGACCTGTTCTTTATAGATATGGTTACCATGTAGGCTGCAGTTTTATTGGGAACTTAGATCTCTGTGATCCTCAGATTATGAAACCCTATCAAGGTTCACTGGTGTTTCCTGCAATGTTACTACACAGTCCTCATGCTGAAAGTGAAGAAGCACCATGCAG GGATCCGTATTGGAGCAATATCAGCAATGGGTCTAGCCACTGTTACAGTGTTTTGTTTCTTTTGGATTCGCTTATTGGCAAAGAAAGAAAGAGCAGCAAAAAGATAAATGAAGTCAAGAAACAAACAACAATGGATGAAC GAACTAAAGTGGTCCTATTCCATGGCGATCTTCCATATTCTTCGAGTGATATAGTAGAAAAGCTCGAGTCACTTGATGTTGAGGATGTGCTTGGATCTGGAGGATTTGGTACCGTATACACGATGATGATGAATGATCGTACTAGATTTGTTGTTAAAGGGAATCGATAA